A genomic window from Denticeps clupeoides chromosome 11, fDenClu1.1, whole genome shotgun sequence includes:
- the atp5meb gene encoding ATP synthase membrane subunit eb has product MVPPVQVSPLIKTARWSALLAGLIYGKRRYDYLKPIAEEERRVEEEEKKIREEQERIAKQLAEANEDTILK; this is encoded by the exons ATGGTCCCTCCAGTGCAGGTGTCGCCCCTTATTAAG aCGGCCCGGTGGTCCGCGCTGCTGGCGGGATTGATCTACGGCAAGCGGAGATATG acTATCTAAAGCCTATCGCTGAGGAGGAAAGGAgggttgaggaggaggagaagaagattCGGGAAGAACAAGAAAGAATTGCCAAACAGCTAGCAGAAG CTAATGAAGACACAATCCTCAAATGA
- the kcnv2b gene encoding potassium voltage-gated channel subfamily V member 2 has translation MLNQRNTSQDATRHYADEGAGSTAQEWRQQTHCLGEPIKDSSDISAANEEGEENEQSQSNLISTRWNYMLNINVGGKIYQIDHQMAARHPKSRLGQLATCRHHRAKLDLCDDYSTSKNEYFFDRDPETFDNIFTFYRTGVLWIKDELCPQNFLEEINYWGVQMKNSHRCCRISFEERQHEIDEELKIQKELQAEVEIRDNEEAFQDMFMGSMRQQIWNLMENPFSSVAAKLMAVASSMFVLVSLVAMTLNTVEDMDDRDHNSQAGGKPHGEYVENACIAFFTMEYLMRLASTPELKLFLRSVLNTVDLIAILPQYLQLALETSESQSVGKYGSDIRTVRQVGKLGQVLRIMRLMRIFRILKLARHSTGLRAFGFTLRQCYQQVGCLFLFIAMGIFTFSAMVYSAEHDANQTNFTSIPQAWWWAAVSISTVGYGDMFPVTFLGRIFAFCCISFGIILNGLPISIIFNKFSDYYSKLKSNEYTINVKNRGKVKFVKRTRKRLAELCT, from the exons ATGCTTAACCAAAGGAATACTAGTCAAGATGCCACCAGACATTATGCAGACGAAGGAGCAGGATCTACCGCCCAAGAATGGCGTCAGCAGACACATTGCTTGGGTGAACCGATTAAGGACAGTTCTGATATTTCTGCAGCTAATGAGGAAGGAGAAGAGAATGAACAGTCTCAATCAAACCTCATTTCTACACGCTGGAATTATATGCTTAACATTAATGTTGGGGGCAAGATCTACCAGATTGACCATCAGATGGCTGCGAGACACCCCAAGAGCCGACTTGGGCAACTAGCCACATGCAGACACCACAGAGCCAAACTGGACCTCTGTGATGATTACAGCACTTCCAAAAATGAATATTTCTTCGACAGGGACCCAGAAACTTTTGACAACATCTTCACTTTCTACCGGACCGGTGTCCTCTGGATAAAAGATGAGCTTTGTCCACAAAACTTTCTAGAGGAGATCAACTATTGGGGGGTTCAGATGAAGAACTCTCACCGCTGCTGCCGAATCTCGTTCGAGGAGCGACAACACGAAATCGACGAAGAGCTAAAGATTCAGAAAGAGTTGCAAGCTGAGGTGGAGATCAGAGACAATGAAGAGGCCTTCCAAGACATGTTCATGGGATCCATGCGACAGCAGATATGGAACCTCATGGAGAACCCATTTTCCTCTGTGGCTGCTAAACTCATGGCAGTGGCCTCCAGCATGTTTGTCCTGGTGTCTCTGGTAGCGATGACTCTCAACACTGTAGAGGACATGGACGACAGAGACCACAACAGTCAAGCCGGAGGGAAACCCCATGGCGAATATGTGGAAAACGCGTGCATTGCCTTCTTTACCATGGAGTATTTGATGCGGCTGGCATCCACACCAGAGCTGAAGCTCTTTCTCAGGAGCGTCCTTAACACAGTGGACCTGATTGCCATCTTACCGCAATACTTGCAACTTGCTCTGGAGACTTCTGAAAGCCAGAGTGTGGGTAAATACGGCAGTGACATTAGGACCGTGAGGCAGGTGGGTAAGTTGGGCCAGGTGCTGCGCATCATGCGGCTGATGCGCATTTTCCGCATTTTGAAGCTGGCACGCCACTCGACGGGACTCCGGGCCTTTGGCTTCACTCTCAGGCAGTGCTACCAGCAGGTTGGCTGCCTCTTCCTGTTCATCGCCATGGGCATCTTCACCTTCTCTGCGATGGTTTACTCTGCTGAGCATGATGCCAACCAGACAAACTTCACCAGCATTCCCCAAGCATGGTGGTGGGCCGCT GTCAGTATTTCCACTGTGGGATATGGTGACATGTTTCCAGTGACCTTCTTGGGTcgaatttttgcattttgctgcATTTCATTTGGAATCATCCTGAATGGTTTGCCCATATCAATTATCTTTAATAAGTTCTCCGACTACTATTCAAAGCTGAAGTCTAATGAGTACACAATCAATGTGAAAAACAGAGGCAAAGTGAAGTTTGTCAAGAGAACAAGAAAGAGACTGGCAGAGCTTTGTACATAA
- the lrp13 gene encoding low-density lipoprotein receptor produces MYLLRVLCPVAGLLVCALGPGDGAVASRQRAPPRCRLGTKPCRDGTGCVLYSHVCDREADCDDGSDEEDCPEPCDQDLFRCADGKCIDPVLVCDDVFHCEDQSDEAGCLTGSETCVHSCDNKDRCLPETFLCDGERDCRDGTDEANCGADICSSSEFRCTNGQCVSMSVRCDGHTDCRDHSDEEGCAKPPPCSSKHRCPHSHECLLADWFCDGEEDCRDGTDEKNCKKVHLECGEFQLTCASRTQCIPKIWKCDGTSDCADGSDEAGCNVTCPSHLFRCDSSECLSVNLVCNDAANCLDGSDEGGTCLTECTDQSRCSHICYSTPRGPRCGCKSGYRLLMDMVTCADIDECAENILNICDHSCVNAEGSFWCNCSQGYVLEPDGHSCKVTGEPYLLASVQSELFLLGLQSSSLEVLISSEKRFIFSVDYDHKEQRVYWANVNADEIKWSSLDQKDKGTLIKGINSDCIAVDWVGRNVYWIDGIGSQINVIGLDTTAKDYVTVIDEDLEQPRSLALLPQRGVMFWSATGDEAHIEQAGMDGSSRTVLIKESLRWPVSLTVDPLENRIYWTDEKLQCIGSATLDGGDIKLLQLMETPSPFSVSVFNDMVYWSDTKRGTIQKANKVTGKNREVLLKRPGQPFGLKVIHPLLQPSMQNPCGKVHCSHLCVLAPGLKAECKCPSYLLLDEDGLTCSKPKYVSFILLLSPVAITKVYIHRRNRTKGLKNWPEHHLLQLPNMNEPTMLDLVVRDQTLFLADAGQAAVGLFQMKDSSLVSRGQLRWQTEDYVTALALDWVTSNVYWSSTKQPRLQVTSAQGKYTTVLISGTFENSLEAIALHPPSGRLCFVHFGKSGDAQVARVECAYMDGRNRSLLWKDSVQPESLTFSQDGSELYWADIGTGDIVSIRLDGTRYRELKTASGLKAFTLINNVLVWVTKRDMTRFWYSEGGLTENLWFEVDTEIVSMKGFSTSSQKGTNLCSDGNGGCSHLCLPFPGGRTCQCSHGYLLANAMDCVPYQHCPPESKLCLDGLTCLPISKFCDGQVDCPDYSDENCVPAMFASPRSIFRSSGKLDNVPLQVLEPVSCDQHLCGGRGECVSQNGATACACSKGYSGDFCQDMHQGLSPVSYGAIAVCAGIIVVGVIIAAVKTKKSSISLPALNRANPDMRETSMSDFETPVSPSEESVPKEAD; encoded by the exons ATGTATTTGTTGCGTGTCCTGTGTCCCGTGGCGGGTCTGCTCGTTTGCGCGCTCGGCCCGGGCGACGGCGCGGTGGCTTCCCGACAGCGGGCGCCGCCGAGATGTCGCCTGGGCACGAAGCCGTGCAGGGACGGGACCGGCTGCGTCCTGTACAGCCACGTGTGCGACAGGGAAGCGGACTGTGACGACGGCTCCGATGAAGAGGACTGTCCCGAACCCTGCGACCAGG ATCTCTTCCGATGTGCCGACGGCAAGTGCATCGACCCGGTCCTGGTGTGTGATGACGTGTTTCACTGTGAGGACCAGTCGGACGAGGCCGGCTGTCTGACTGGCTCGGAGACCTGCGTCCATTCCTGCGATAACAAGGACCGTTGCCTGCCTGAGACTTTCCTTTGTGATGGAGAGCGGGACTGCCGGGATGGGACCGACGAGGCCAACTGTG GAGCTGACATCTGCAGCAGCTCCGAGTTCCGCTGCACCAATGGCCAGTGTGTGTCCATGAGCGTGCGCTGTGACGGCCACACGGACTGCAGGGACCACTCTGATGAGGAGGGCTGCGCCAAGCCCCCGCCGTGCTCCAGCAAACACCGCTGCCCCCACAGCCACGAGTGCTTGCTGGCGGACTGGTTCTGTGATGGAGAAGAGGACTGCAGGGATGGCACGGATGAGAAG AATTGTAAGAAGGTCCATTTGGAGTGTGGGGAGTTCCAGCTGACTTGTGCCTCCAGAACCCAGTGCATCCCGAAGATATGGAAGTGTGATGGCACTAGCGACTGTGCTGATGGGAGCGATGAAGCTGGTT GTAACGTGACCTGCCCGTCACACCTGTTCCGCTGTGACAGTTCTGAGTGCTTGTCCGTCAACCTGGTCTGCAACGATGCCGCGAACTGCCTGGATGGTTCCGATGAAGGTGGCACCTGCCTCACAGAATGCACGGACCAGTCCCGGTGTTCTCACATCTGCTACAGCACCCCACGAGGGCCG CGGTGCGGCTGCAAGTCCGGTTACAGGCTGCTGATGGACATGGTGACCTGTGCTGATATTGACGAATGTGCagaaaatattctaaatatatgCGATCATTCATGTGTCAATGCTGAGGGGTCGTTCTGGTGCAACTGCAGCCAAGGATATGTGCTGGAACCTGATGGCCATAGCTGCAAGGTTACAG GAGAGCCGTACTTGTTGGCATCAGTGCAGTCAGAGTTATTCCTTCTTGGACTTCAAAGTTCCAGCCTTGAAGTGCTGATTTCATCTGAAAAGCGGTTCATCTTTTCGGTGGATTATGACCACAAGGAGCAGAGAGTCTACTGGGCCAATGTGAATGCTGATGAAATAAAGTGGTCCTCTTTGGACCAGAAGGACAAAGGAACGTTAATCAAAG GAATAAATTCAGACTGCATTGCAGTGGACTGGGTTGGCAGGAATGTGTATTGGATTGATGGAATTGGAAGTCAGATTAATGTCATTGGACTAGATACTACTGCCAAGGACTATGTGACCGTGATCGATGAAGATCTGGAACAGCCACGTTCGCTGGCTCTGCTGCCACAGAGGGG GGTTATGTTTTGGTCTGCAACTGGAGATGAGGCACATATTGAACAGGCTGGTATGGATGGCTCTAGCCGAACTGTGCTGATCAAAGAAAGCCTGAGGTGGCCTGTCAGTCTGACTGTGGATCCTCTGGAGAACCGAATCTATTGGACTGATGAGAAACTACAGTGCATTGGATCGGCCACCCTGGATGGGGGAGACATCAAG CTCCTACAGTTGATGGAGACTCCCAGTCctttctctgtgtctgtctTCAATGATATGGTGTACTGGTCTGATACAAAGAGGGGAACCATCCAAAAGGCTAACAAAGTTACCGGAAAGAACCGTGAAGTTCTTCTGAAACGACCTGGGCAGCCTTTCGGACTAAag GTTATTCATCCTTTGTTGCAACCGAGCATGCAGAACCCATGTGGAAAGGTTCACTGTTCTCACTTGTGTGTGCTGGCACCTGGCCTGAAAGCTGAATGCAAATGTCCATCTTATCTGCTCCTGGACGAGGATGGATTGACATGCTCTAAACCAAAATACGTGTCATTCATCCTGCTGCTGTCCCCAGTTGCAATTACGAAG GTATATATACACAGAAGAAATCGTACAAAAGGTTTGAAGAACTGGCCAGAACATCACCTGCTGCAGCTTCCCAACATGAACGAGCCCACCATGCTTGATCTCGTGGTTCGGGACCAGACTCTGTTCCTGGCAGATGCGGGTCAGGCCGCAGTGGGACTTTTCCAGATGAAGGACTCCTCACTGGTTTCGAGGGGCCAGCTGCGCTGGCAGACAGAGGACTACGTCACGGCTCTGGCTCTGGACTGGGTGACCTCGAACGTGTACTGGAGCAGCACCAAGCAGCCACGGCTTCAGGTCACCTCGGCGCAGGGAAAGTATACCACTGTGCTGATCAGTGGCACGTTTGAGAACAGCCTGGAAGCCATCGCTCTTCACCCACCCAGCGGGCGCCTTTGCTTTGTTCATTTCGGGAAGAGTGGAGATGCTCAGGTCGCCAGAGTAGAATGCGCCTACATGGACGGGCGAAACCGATCTCTGTTGTGGAAGGATTCGGTGCAGCCGGAATCCTTGACGTTTTCGCAAGATGGCAGTGAACTGTACTGGGCTGACATTG GTACTGGAGATATAGTGTCCATTCGCCTTGATGGTACAAGATATAGGGAGCTGAAAACTGCTTCTGGCTTGAAGGCATTTACTCTTATAAATAACGTTCTCGTCTGGGTGACTAAAAGGG ACATGACCAGATTTTGGTACAGTGAAGGTGGCCTCACTGAAAATCTGTGGTTTGAAGTTGATACTGAGATCGTCAGTATGAAAGGATTTAGCACGTCCAGTCAAAAAG gGACCAACTTGTGCTCTGATGGTAATGGAGGCTGTAGTCACCTGTGCCTCCCCTTCCCTGGGGGCAGGACCTGCCAGTGTTCCCATGGCTACCTCCTTGCCAATGCCATGGACTGTGTCCCGTACCAGCACTGTCCTCCTGAATCCAAGTTGTGCCTAGATGGGCTCACATGCCTCCCCATTTCAAAGTTTTGCGATGGACAAGTTGACTGCCCAGACTACTCAGACGAGAACT GTGTCCCAGCCATGTTTGCTTCTCCCAGGTCTATATTTCGCTCTTCAGGCAAGTTGGACAATGTGCCTTTACAGGTCCTGGAACCAGTTTCATGTGACCAGCATCTCTGTGGTGGGCGGGGCGAATGTGTGTCCCAGAATGGGGCTACCGCCTGTGCTTGTTCCAAGGGCTACAGTGGGGATTTTTGCCAAGACATGCACCAAGGGTTAAGTCCTGTCTCTTACGGTGCCATAGCAGTGTGTGCTGGCATCATTGTGGTTGGGGTCATCATTGCTGCAGTCAAGACTAAGAAGTCAAGCATTAG TCTTCCTGCTTTAAATCGAGCGAACCCAGATATGAGGGAGACCAGCATGAGTGACTTCGAAACTCCAGTATCTCCTTCAGAAGAGTCGGTTCCTAAAGAAGCAGATTGA
- the rchy1 gene encoding RING finger and CHY zinc finger domain-containing protein 1, with amino-acid sequence MAAAVDCEHYVRNCRLKAPCCGKLYVCRLCHDAAEDHEMNRFQVEEVQCCVCSAVQQVQQFCRDCNVKFGEYYCGICHLFDKDKKQYHCQPCGICRIGPREKYFHCEKCNLCLASDLRGNHKCVENVSRQNCPVCMEDIHTSRIGAHVLPCGHLLHKTCFEDMCRTGAYRCPLCMHSALNMETYWDQRDSEIAESPMPSEYQDATVKIICNDCQTHCVVPFHVLGLKCTGCGSYNTAQDGGLMQSQQRRE; translated from the exons ATGGCGGCCGCGGTGGATTGCGAGCACTACGTACGGAATTGTCGTTTGAAA gctCCATGCTGTGGGAAGCTGTACGTGTGCAGACTGTGCCATGATGCTGCAGAGGACCACGAGATGAACCGCTTTCAAGTGGAAGAGGTCCAGTGCTGCGTGTGCTCCGCCGTCCAGCAG GTGCAGCAGTTTTGCCGGGACTGTAACGTGAAGTTTGGCGAGTATTACTGTGGTATCTGTCATCTCTTTGATAAGGACAAGAAGCAATATCACTGTCAGCCGTGCGGAATATGCAG AATTGGACCAAGAGAGAAATACTTTCACTGTGAAAAGTGCAACTTGTGTTTAGCCAGTGACCTGCGAGGAAATCACAAG TGTGTTGAAAATGTCTCCAGGCAGAATTGTCCGGTGTGTATGGAG GACATTCACACATCCAGAATAGGAGCTCACGTGCTTCCCTGTGGCCATTTGCTGCATAA GACCTGCTTTGAGGACATGTGTCGAACAGG TGCATATCGCTGCCCCCTCTGCATGCACTCAGCCCTAAACATGGAGACATACTGGGATCAGAGGGACTCGGAGATTGCAGAGTCACCCATGCCGAGTGAATACCAAGACGCCACTGTTAAG ATTATCTGTAATGATTGCCAGACACATTGTGTTGTTCCGTTTCATGTGCTGGGACTGAAATGCACTGGCTGTGGATCATACAACACTGCACAAGATGGGGGACTGATGCAGTCTCAACAACGGCGGGAGTGA
- the LOC114799531 gene encoding paralemmin-2, whose translation MVSEGKQKDLMKSSSSSLVDCGHPQKKDGQKVVYEVQLSGGAPEKNQCGLLQSEQENVAVTAPANGTVHSDVKEWIASRENVWGLSSDHQATGSNSRLGWTGPEDDLTEETSFDKSSSMSFLDSHIQDNSEGLQIRIGISVAIKTEIVLIDEDDDMSLREKTVADVSVTDGSAAQLVCGQLLSVFSNSTDSSSECIEGSLAAETPLPTVQTRKPHCCFCTIM comes from the exons ATGgtctctgaag GGAAACAAAAGGACTTGATGAAATCCTCATCCTCAAGCCTGGTTGATTGTGGTCACCCTCAGAAGAAGGATGGGCAGAAAGTCGTGTATGAGGTCCAGTTATCTGGAGGAGCTCCAGAAAAGAATCAGTGTGGGCTTCTCCAGAGTGAGCAGGAAAACGTGGCCGTAACTGCACCAGCTAATGGCACGGTGCACTCGGATGTTAAGGAATGGATTGCATCCAGAGAAAACGTTTGGGGTTTGAGCTCTGACCACCAGGCGACGGGATCGAACAGCAGGCTGGGATGGACTGGTCCAGAGGATGACCTGACTGAAGAGACATCATTCGATAAGTCCTCCTCCATGTCTTTTCTGGACTCGCACATCCAGGACAATTCAGAGGGCTTGCAGATCAGGATTGGCATCAGCGTAGCAATAAAGACTGAAATCGTGCTAATTGATGAGGACGATGACATGTCATTGAGGGAGAAGACCGTCGCCGATGTCTCGGTGACGGATGGAAGTGCCGCTCAGCTGGTGTGTGGTCAGCTGCTTTCAGTCTTCTCTAACTCCACCGACTCGTCCTCTGAATGCATTGAGGGAAGCCTGGCCGCAGAGACCCCCCTTCCGACTGTCCAAACCAGAAAACCCCATTGCTGTTTCTGCACGATCATGTGA
- the idua gene encoding alpha-L-iduronidase, whose amino-acid sequence MKAGALYRVGVALCLLRADSAVGASGEVVVDVLATLGGLRHFWRNTGFCPPLPHAKADQYDLSRDQELNLAYAGSVPHAGIQQVRIHWLLELIAVQVQNGEPQYNFTNLDLLIDRIWQNGLRPGFELMGSVNNHFSNFEDKGQVVAWRHLVYLIAQRYIGKYGLGYVSQWNFETWNEPNNHDFDNVTVSIQGFLNYYDACSEGLRDASPALKFGGPGDSCHTAPHSLYCWAMLEHCYNGTNFFTGERGVRLDFIALHKKGGGHSLPITQEEVATVTEIQDRFPEFRSLPIYNDEADPLVGWSTPQTWRGDVTYAAMVVKVISQHQDLLIRDPNNTINYTLLSNDNAFLSYHPYPFTQRTLSARFQVNNTRPPHVQLIRKPVLTVMGLLALLGETQILAENLVEGASENSTVGVLASTHEPLTPGASDSWQATVLVYNSDDNSTSSSTNPVRIQLKNVPSQKGLVYVTYYMDNNVTNPYRLWQDMGEPDFPTPEQFRQLRRLEDPFMEGPLPFPSHGELIVKANLPVPSILLIHVCVQPKAEPGQVNGLRFIPITKGQVLVVWKDHCINSKCIMSYEVEYSSVQSTFQRINDYNTIVTSFVYSPENLEVSGWYRVRVVDYWRRAGAYSLTEKYSEEL is encoded by the exons ATGAAAGCAGGCGCTCTGTACCGCGTCGGCGTGGCGCTGTGTCTGCTGAGGGCTGACTCGGCTGTGGGCGCGTCAGGCGAGGTGGTCGTGGATGTTCTCGCCACGCTCGGAGGGCTCCGGCACTTCTGGCGGAACACGGGCTTCTG ccctcctcttcctcacgcGAAGGCCGACCAGTACGACCTGAGTAGGGATCAGGAGTTAAACCTGGCCTATGCTGGCTCTGTGCCGCACGCGGGAATCCAGCAGGTCCGGATACACTGGCTCCTGGAGCTCATCGCCGTCCA AGTCCAGAATGGAGAACCCCAGTACAACTTTACTAATCTGGACCTGCTTATTGACCGCATTTGGCAGAATGGACTCAGGCCTG GGTTTGAATTGATGGGGAGCGTGAATAATCACTTCAGCAATTTTGAAGACAAAGGACAAGTGGTTGCGTGGAGACATCTGGTCTATCTTATAGCTCAGAGATACATTG GGAAATACGGCCTTGGGTACGTCTCTCAGTGGAACTTTGAAACGTGGAATGAACCAAACAATCATGACTTTGATAATGTTACTGTCTCCATCCAGG GGTTCCTTAATTATTATGATGCTTGCTCCGAAGGACTGCGGGACGCTAGCCCGGCTTTAAAATTTGGGGGTCCTGGAGACTCTTGCCACACTGCTCCACATTCCCTATATTGCTGGGCCATGTTGGAGCACTGCTACAACGGGACAAACTTCTTCACGGGGGAGAGGGGGGTTCGACTTGATTTTATTGCTTTGCACAAAAAG GGTGGGGGCCACTCTTTGCCTATCACGCAAGAGGAGGTGGCAACAGTAACGGAGATTCAGGATCGTTTCCCAGAGTTCCGTTCCCTACCCATTTACAACGATGAAGCAGATCCTCTTGTGGGCTGGTCTACACCCCAGACGTGGAGGGGAGACGTTACATACGCAGCGATGGTAGTTAAG GTGATCTCACAACATCAAGATCTGCTCATCAGGGACCCAAACAACACCATCAACTACACACTTCTGAGCAACGACAACGCCTTCCTGAGCTACCATCCGTACCCCTTTACCCAGCGTACCCTGTCTGCCCGCTTCCAGGTCAACAACACCAGGCCGCCGCACGTCCAGTTGATAAGAAAGCCTGTTCTGACCGTGATGGGGCTGCTGGCGCTGTTAG GTGAAACACAGATACTGGCTGAGAacctggtggaaggcgcatccGAAAACAGCACAGTGGGCGTCCTCGCCAGCACCCACGAACCCCTGACGCCTGGAGCGTCTGACAGCTGGCAGGCCACTGTATTAGTCTACAACAGTGACGACAACAGCACCTCCTCTTCCACCAATCCGGTCAGAATCCAGCTGAAAAACGTCCCTTCCCAGAAAG GACTGGTGTACGTCACATATTATATGGACAACAACGTGACCAATCCTTACCGGTTATGGCAGGATATGGGTGAACCAGACTTCCCCACCCCAGAGCAGTTCAGGCAACTGAGGAGACTGGAG gaTCCATTTATGGAAGGTCCCCTGCCTTTTCCCAGTCATGGTGAACTGATTGTAAAGGCAAACCTTCCAGTGCCTTCAATACTGCtcatacatgtgtgtgtccaGCCAAAAGCTGAGCCAGGCCAG GTAAATGGCCTGCGCTTCATTCCCATCACTAAAGGCCAAGTGCTTGTTGTCTGGAAAGACCACTGCATCAATTCCAA GTGCATCATGTCTTATGAAGTAGAATATTCCAGTGTTCAGAGCACATTCCAAAGAATTAATGATTACAACACCATTGTTACATCCTTTGTTTATTCACCAG AAAACCTGGAGGTGTCGGGTTGGTACAGAGTGCGAGTTGTCGACTACTGGCGAAGAGCTGGAGCGTATTCTTTAACCGAGAAATATTCTGAAGAACTGTGA
- the LOC114799529 gene encoding uncharacterized protein LOC114799529: MAVSRPRLLLLIAVPAWLLCVTLYRSHRLCSGRVVFDASGALPSYAYLLFRSRIRALRKKRGRLYPSTEGVPETGFAVVNCRIDTDHLRQYCSAAGYGWDYPDSAFRDIPLLYPAVLCSRLFATIVSSAGFRLSPLGLLCLQQTVRKLQPVDELKKGPFQLQASVSEYRPVSAGVEVDVSFKAVGDAGPVWESQITLLSPKTKHLQCHQDRLTQADGTDAGTRVEIRVSWSTGLRWTWTLYGHFLKHLLWIQRPTAYGLWMQSQCLAEVEKHKGADAVRAPVSVHVLYRQPLVLPGRASIRIWEDRNDASFPAQKACRFQMEDPKTRDLFILGEVRS, encoded by the exons ATGGCCGTTTCTCGGCCTCGCCTGCTGCTCCTGATCGCCGTGCCCGCCTGGCTGCTCTGTGTGACTCTGTATCGCTCCCACCGCCTGTGCAGCGGCAGAGTCGTTTTTGACGCGAGCGGGGCCCTGCCGAGCTACGCGTACCTTTTATTTAGGAGCCGAATTCGGGCGCTCCGCAAAAAGCGAGGCCGTCTGTATCCCTCCACCGAAGGCGTGCCTGAAACCGGCTTCGCCGTAGTCAACTGCAG GATCGATACCGATCACCTCCGACAGTACTGCAGTGCCGCTGGGTATGGCTGGGACTATCCCGACAGCGCGTTCCGGGACATTCCCTTGCTCTACCCTGCCGTGCTTTGTTCCCGTTTatttgctaccattgtgtcttcAGCAGGATTCAGATTAAGCCCACTAG GTCTCCTCTGCCTCCAGCAGACAGTGAGGAAATTGCAGCCTGTGGATGAGCTGAAGAAAGGACCTTTCCAGTTACAGGCATCTGTATCAGAGTACAGGCCTGTTTCAGCCGGGGTTGAGGTTGACGTTTCATTTAAAGCTGTTGGAGATGCTGGACCTGTCTGGGAAAGTCAGATTACCCTGCTGTCACCAAAAACCAAACATCTGCAATGTCATCAGGACAGACTCACGCAGGCCGATG GGACAGATGCTGGAACAAGAGTGGAAATCAGAGTATCCTGGTCCACCGGGCTGAGGTGGACCTGGACCTTGTATGGTCATTTTTTGAAGCACCTGCTCTGGATTCAGCGTCCTACAGCCTACGGACTGTGGATGCAGTCTCAGTGTTTGGCTGAAGTTGAGAAGCACAAAG GAGCTGATGCAGTCAGAGCGCCTGTCTCTGTGCATGTGCTGTACAGGCAGCCGTTGGTTTTACCAGGCAGGGCATCCATCCGAATTTGGGAAGACCGCAATGATGCCAGTTTCCCAGCTCAGAAAGCTTGCAGGTTTCAAATGGAAGACCCAAAGACAAGGGACTTGTTCATTTTGGGGGAAGTTAGAAGTTAA
- the LOC114799537 gene encoding cyclin-dependent kinase inhibitor 1C-like produces the protein MQLSQASGARTRIISNTMQGGEMKRLETLRAVVLVLFVAACAANAAPRCSESAESAESSESLEAARPEPPAATVQPEPATEGVTIPLPAATDVAVAATDPTANPTPAPAPLEAASTAGTQPPRGDDVALQNDALPGRV, from the exons ATGCAGCTTTCACAGGCTTCAGGGGCAAGAACCAGAATTATATCAAACACAATGCAAG GTGGTGAAATGAAGAGGCTTGAGACTCTGAGGGCCGTGGTCCTGGTGCTCTTTGTCGCAGCA TGCGCGGCCAACGCGGCCCCGCGGTGCTCCGAGTCGGCCGAGTCCGCCGAGTCCTCCGAGTCGCTGGAGGCCGCTCGGCCCGAACCCCCCGCGGCCACCGTCCAGCCGGAGCCCGCGACGGAGGGCGTCACGATCCCGCTCCCGGCGGCCACGGACGTCGCGGTTGCGGCGACGGACCCGACCGCGAACCCCACGCCGGCTCCTGCGCCGCTGGAGGCCGCCAGCACCGCGGGGACCCAGCCCCCCCGAGGAGACGACGTGGCGCTGCAGAACGATGCTCTGCCGGGACGGGTTTAA